A stretch of the Desulfobacter sp. genome encodes the following:
- a CDS encoding DUF4416 family protein: protein MSTPKDADPAKLVVSVFMKDKSLFDRVFESLEAVGGSADIISKWLDFDFTDYYYREMGAPLFRKLVAFKPLIAQDRLASIKIKTNEIEKQHLDGDLRQVNIDPGYLLSSRFILATGKDYSHRIYIGDQIYADLTLMYTKQGFKTLDWTYPDYASADIFQFLGQVRQKYILDLKAHKRKAI from the coding sequence GTGAGCACACCCAAGGATGCTGATCCTGCAAAGCTTGTGGTATCGGTGTTCATGAAGGATAAATCTTTATTTGACCGGGTGTTTGAGAGTCTGGAAGCGGTTGGGGGATCTGCCGATATAATTTCCAAATGGCTTGATTTTGATTTTACCGACTATTACTATAGGGAAATGGGTGCGCCTTTGTTTCGAAAACTGGTTGCATTCAAGCCGCTCATTGCCCAGGACAGGCTGGCATCCATTAAAATAAAAACCAATGAAATTGAAAAACAGCATCTTGACGGCGATCTTCGCCAGGTGAATATTGATCCTGGATACCTGCTCTCGTCCCGGTTTATCCTGGCAACGGGCAAGGATTATTCACACAGAATTTATATTGGAGATCAAATCTATGCAGACTTGACCCTGATGTACACCAAACAAGGGTTTAAAACCCTGGATTGGACCTATCCGGATTATGCCTCTGCCGATATTTTTCAATTTCTAGGCCAGGTTCGGCAAAAATACATTCTGGACCTGAAAGCCCATAAAAGGAAAGCCATATGA
- a CDS encoding Trm112 family protein, which yields MAVSKELLEILVCPKCKGDVYLNKNQDGLICDACALVYEIREDIPIMLVEEAKPVGQ from the coding sequence ATGGCCGTTTCAAAGGAATTGCTTGAAATACTGGTCTGCCCCAAGTGCAAAGGGGACGTCTATTTAAATAAAAATCAGGACGGGCTGATCTGTGATGCCTGTGCCCTCGTGTATGAGATCAGGGAAGATATTCCCATCATGCTGGTCGAAGAAGCCAAACCGGTGGGCCAGTGA